The genomic window ACCATAAATTACAATGAAGTTACACTAGAATATAACTTGTAAAAGTACAAAAAATTTCACAACAACTGTGTATAAATTCATATTTTGTCCGTTCTAGATATAGATCTATTTCATGTCCATAAATTTATGTTACTCAACATTTGGTTTATGCTCTTCTATTGTTCATTCAATGACATGAAATATAATGTCTAAAAatagtaattaactaattattcaccTTTCCATGTGAGTTGTCAATAAGAAACTCAAAATACTCGGAATGATTTAGCAATAGCTGAATTGTTCAAGCATTTTGTACAAATTTATATGATGGTGTGAACTGTGAACCACGTATTActgaaatgaaaccctaacccctaTAATATTATAAACATACACTCAATGCTTGTGaacaattttaatttcttatttacATATAGTTTAATAACTCTGCTTATGTTTCATAGTTTGTCCCAAGCACAAATAAAAAAGGAAGGTTGTGTTAGGCCTTCAAATAGGACATTTACATATAATTTAGTTGTCAAATAGGACATTCAAAACCCCGATACTGGAGGCGAAATGCTAAGAATGCACAAACTCTAAATAATGAGAACCTTTCATGGTAAGCAAATTATTTAGTGGTAAATGAATTCATTCAGCTAAATCAGTTTAGGGATCAGacatatcattattattattatgtataagttaaaaattaaagttaaatattAGGAAACCAACTCTAATAGCTAAAGCTACAGCAACAGAAAAACCATAATTAATAAATGCGAGATATAAAACGGGCCACATACAACAGAACGAATAACTAGACTATACCTGCACAGGTGGAAAGCTAACTTTTCCAATATGATCTTCCCCAGTGAAACCAAAAATGCCAACAGCCTGGTTATACGTCACACGCTTTGCAACCTCTACCATGTTCTTGTAGAAGGCACTGGAAAGGGAAATTATAGTATATACAGTTACACATACTAACTGGTATTGTTGAAGTAGAAAACATGAAATTCTTATTTTTTAGTTCCAACATCAAATTTGCTCTTAGAAGGTAGCATTCAGTCTCCAGGTCAAATTCAGCTCCTCATTTACATCAAATTTGTAATGGCATAAACATTAATCAGACAGGAAGTTCCTGAAGTATAAGAAAGCACACTTGAAAATTCTGTTTACAAGAAAATCTTGCATTTATAAAACTCACTCACCCACCAACATAATTGAAATCAGCGAAGATGAATGTCTTTGAAATGTCAAAACCACAAGCAATTATGTCCTTTGCGTTCTCCCTTGCAAGTCTCTGGCACTCCTCAACAGTAAGATTTTTCCACAAGAACTTCTCATCATCAGTAAGTTGTATAACCAGAGGAACCTTGAAAACATCTTGCAAATACCTACATGTTTTCCACTAAGTCAACAACCACCCATCACCAACTAAAATAATTGACTCATCTTCACTCACATTGCATATAATTCCAAGTACACAAATTTTATTCCCTTTCACTATAAAACACTTCTATCATATAATTTATGGATCTTCAAGTAATAAAATAAGATGACTCTATGATGACAAATTAATTCTTAGTATGTGATCCCAAACCAAAGGAGGGCCCTTAGTTATGTATCATTCAATGTGCATTGAACCACATAAGCTATAAAAAAACATATTGCAAAACTTCCATTCCCATGAAAGACACAATTctaacataaaaataaactacTTTGATGCCCATTAAAGATTAGTTCCATTCCACAAAAAATATCCAAGTCAAACTAACAGAATCTTTTCAAATAACAATGATTTCAAATGCACCTTACTTGGTGAACATGAAGGGAATCAAATGCCCCAAATGCAAAGCTTCGGAGGACGGTCCTCTCCCAGTATACAAGTAAAAGTTATCGCCTCTTTCATACGCATCCAAAATCTCAGCAAAATCACTGCCAAAAATTAGAGAAGTTTGAAACAAACACGATGAaaacacaaatcacgacatcgtaTTCAATTGCTCATCTCATCACCGAGACAAAATGACAGAACAAGTACCGGTGAGCAAAGAAGACGCCGCGGCGGAGGAAGACGTGAGCGGGACAAGAAGTGAGGTGCTCAACGCGCTGGATGAGCGCGTGGTCGAGCCTCTGGCAACCGAAGCGGTCAATGAGCTTATCGTAGTCAATCTTGCCGCCGTCTTTGGCTGAAACCTCCCATGGATTCACCACTTGACCATCATCTTCCTCATGTATGGCAGTCGTCGTCGTGGTCTCTATTTGTTCTGCCGCTGCCGGTGGTGGTGCCATTTCTCGGTTGTTCCTTGGGTCGGGAGAAGTTGCCGGCGGCAGTGATTGATCGGTGCCGGCAAGAGAGAGCTAGTAAGTGCTCCGCTTATCTGGTGGAGAAATGTAGCTGCCACCGGCAATAAGGATGGGCGTGGCTTGTCGGAGGCAGGAGGTGCTGCAACTGGGAGTGGTAAAGGACTGAGGAGAAGGAGGAGATGGATTTTAGGGTGAGGGGATTTGGGAAATGCCGTTTTGTAGTTCAATGCcgaaattattattttcttatgTAATTATTCCATCTTTAATTTGTTGCAGAAgtacaaataattttttaagtaaATTCGAATATGAAGTGATCCAAAGTTACTGTTTCTTCTTGTTATTTGTGCTTGTTTGAAGGCAATTAAAGGTTGATTTGGATtggaaaaagtatttttttaataaaatatttttattcaatttaaaatttatttgattatattctttaaaaaaaatatttttattaaaaagagcAAATTATTTGCTTTTTCTAAAAGGTAGCAATACCCTACTTTAGAAAAATGCAAAAGCAAAAGAGGTTTTTAATacttaaaaacactttttaaaaAGCCTATCCAAATGTGAAATAATTTTTCTCTgttcaaaaaagatcttttttaaaaagatgaaaaaaataagtacttttttcaAAAGCCAATCCAAACTGACCCAATGAATAAGTGTGGAGATCAGCACCAGTCTTATTTCTTGAAAGGTCTTTAGCTAATAGCAATTCTTAAGttggtaaaattataattttagagTAATATTAAGTATACAAATTTTTTGTAATTAAATCTAACCATATTGGTGGAGAGATTAGCTAAAAAAAATTGTGCATACAATATTATTCTTTCTCTTCATGTTTTTTGCATCACACAAATTTTTGTTAGAGAACgcaaaaatttattgatatagtaCATAAATTTTTAAAGCATAACACACAAAATTTTACACATAACAAACCTATCGATgtagtataaatatttttattatagtaCAAAAATTTTTACACATAACACACAAACTTTTGCTGCGAACGTATTTTGTTAATTTGGTGAGTTAATATTTTAGGAATGTAATTCTCCAATAATTTCTATCctacacataaaaaattttatactatgcaataaaatttttgtattgtTTGCACAAATTTGTGTTATGCGTATTTTATTGGTTGGTTGTTAATGTTTTAAGCATATGGTCTTTAAAAAATTTGTTCTATATACTAAAATTTGTGTATTATATACCAAACTTTATGTTTTGTGTATCAAATGATGACAGCGACGacaacaatattaaaaaaaggaagaaggaacgtaaaaaaaaaaagcagcaagATTATTAATCGAAAGAGAAAGTAgcacaaatttttatttttaaaaactttaaTTAAACTTGATTGTGAAAAAATTTTGGACATCTAgcattttgaataattttatcaTTATTTTACGAGTAAATTATCATATTAGCCGTTGTTGTAATCACTTGGTCAAGGTGGGGTAATGAAAACTTAAACTCAACAATGCGCTAGGGAATTAAGAGGTATCAACCAAAAATCAGCCAAATATTTTTTGGTAAATCCAAAATCTCTATTTGAATGATTTAGGCATTAGCATGTTTTTTCTACTAaatatcagaatgtttctttttcatactaaatagatattcttttatatattttataaatttttttatatattaagaatcgAAATTGTTGGAAGTTCTGTGATTTCCGTCCCTATTTCTCTAACATATTATTCAGAATTTTAATTTGGGGTGAGAAgtaattaatatcaaatattataaattaaaaataaataaaattaattaaatataattataaattaattaaattatttattttttgactgATCACCTCTTGATTTCATATATTTTTCCAAACTTAAATAGTAGATATACACCGACCACCGTGTGAATAAACAAAAATATTGAAAGAATTGATCAAAGCAACTATGTATAACTCCTAAAGTTATATCGTGCATTAGGGAGGTCAAAATAAagggaatttattttttttattaaaaaataattttcactCTTTATTGAGAAACACTTTTCGCCATAGCATTTTTCTTTTACGGAACCCATAACATTACTCCAAAATAAAATCCATTAAACAAAAAAGACTCTGCCAATTACAATGTGCAAGAAAGCAGAAGCTCTACGTAGACTTGTATTTCCGAAAAGAGAACACTTTTTTGTGTTCTTTTTGACAGGGGACAGTTCCTTTTAACTCGGAAAGGAAACACGTTGGTACCAAGAAAAAACAAAATGAACGACCTTAACAGTTTTTGCCCCCATGACACGGTCATTTTTCTCTTCCTCTCTTTTATTATTAATACAACGTTCATGTTGGAGCATTTATTTGTAAGCTTCACAAGAATCCACTACTCAAAACTACACAAATGATGAACAACTACTCAAGAATGTTGCTACTCATTTGGTTTTCTCTCATATCTTGCTTTAAAACCACCACTTCAAAAGATAGCTTAAGAATGAGTGAGTATATTCGAGATGGCGAGACTTTAGTCTCGGCAGGTGGAAGCTTTGAAGTGGGTTTCTTCAGCCCCGGAGCTTCGACTCGCCGGTACTTGGGCTTGTGGTATAGAGATGCATCAAGAAACAACACAATTTTGTGGGTGGCCAATAGAGAAAGACCCCTTCACAATAAGTCAGGTGTTTTGATATTCAAAGAAACAGGGGATCTTCAACTTCTTAGTGACACAAACAACACCATTTGGTCATCCAACATCTCAAGCAAAGCCTTGAGTAACTCGGTTGCACAGCTCTTGGATTCAGGGAATCTTGTGGTGAAAAATGTACCAGATACTAAGGAGGGAAGCTTTTTGTGGCAGAGTTTTGATTATCCATGCGATACATATATTCCAGGGATGAAATTCGGCCGGGACTTAGCTACCGGCCTAGACAGATCGCTTTCGTGCTGGAAAAGTACAGAGGATCCTGCTGTAGGAGAATATTCTCTAAGAGTTGATCCTAGGGGATATCCACAGGTAATGCAAATGAAGGGTTCTGTTATAATTAGTAGAATAGGATCATGGAATGGCATTTATTTTACTGGAACTCCAGTTGAAGGCATGAGCATACTTAAGCGTAATTTCGTGTTGAATTCGAAAGAAGTGTATTTTGAGTTTGAAATACTTGATAGGTCCATCTTCTCCATACTCAAAACAAACCCTTCTGGAGATGCACAAGTTATGACTTGGACAAGTCAAACAACGAGCCGGGTTGAAGTTTCCCTAACCGGCGGGCAGTATGCCTGTGGAAGTTATGCCTTGTGTGGTTCAAATTCCGTATGTAGCATGGCTGCTGATGTTGCAACATGCGATTGCGTAAAAGGATACACTCCAAAGTTTCCTGAAAAATGGTACATCTCAGATTGGTCTAGTGGGTGTTCTAGAAAAGATGCATTGGATTGTGATGATGTAGTAGGGTTCTTGAAGTACAGTGACATGAAATTGCCAGACACATCTTCCTCATGGTATAGTGAGACAATGAACCTTGAAGAATGTCAGAAGTTATGTCTCAAAAATTGTTCTTGTACAGCATATGCAAATTTGGATATCCGCAATGGAGGAAGTGGTTGCTTACTTTGGTTTGGTAATCTTACTGACATGATGCAATTCTCAAAAGGGGGTCAAGACCTTTACATCAAAGTCCCTGCTTCAGAATTAGGTACTTTTCCTTGTGTTCATTTTCCTTTTCCAGTTTGATTTATTTTGGACTACTGGATTATTGTAGGGTAAATAAGTTGAATAGAGTAGGGTTGTAAAATATGTCAAAATTAACAGATTTTCCAATAATTTATGTTAGCTAATGATTACACACACCTTTTATCACTTTAGCCAAATTGAAGAAATTAAACAAACTATGCAACTTTTGCCATTTTCAATAACTCATTTATGTTCTATCATTCTTTCTGATCATATTGCAGGTAATAGCCATGGAAATACGAATAAAAAGAAGATAGGAATTGCAGTTGGTGTGAGCATTTTTGGATTAGCAACATCCATCGCCATAACAACAATAATTAGAAATCCAGGTAAACACTATCATAATATGTCACATGCACCCACAAAAGTGAAAACCAATagtaaaaaaaaacaagaaaacaaagGTGCAAGTTTTGAATGGCTTTGACTGGTAGTTCTTTTTCATTGTTGTCCTCCAACCAGCAAGAATACTTAACAGACATAAGCAAAGACAAGAAGATATCAACCTACCAAAATTTGATTTCTCACTCTTAGCCAAAGCTACTGAAAACTTCTCAAGCAATAATAAACTTGGAGAAGGTGGTTTTGGACCGGTATACAAGGTAGAATGAAAAACTAGTCAAGGACTTCTATTttctttaaaagaaaaataaactaaggaaattaaatactggtattattattataattttcagGGTAAGATGATAGATGGCCAAGAGATAGCTGTGAAAAGACTTTCTAAAAAATCTGGACAAGGGTCGGAAGAGTTCAAGAATGAAGTGATGTTGATAGCTAAACTTCAGCATCGTAATCTCGTGAAGCTTCTTGGCTACTGCATTCAAGGGGAAGAAAAAATATTAATCTATGAGTATATGCCTAACAAAAGCTTGgactactttgtttttggttagaATTCCTTTTACTATATATTCTAAGCAACTTTGTGGCAGTTTCAATAATTCTTACTACAAGTAATATACTATTACTAAGCATGTCTACCAAATTTGATAGGTGAAGTCAGAAGAAAGTTGCTAGATTGGCCTAAACGTTTCAACATTATTAGTGGTATTGCTCGAGGACTTCTTTATCTTCATCGAGATTCTAGACTAAGGGTTATTCATAGAGATTTAAAAACTAGCAATATCCTACTAGATGTTGATTTGAATCCAAAAATATCAGACTTTGGGTTGGCTCGAACATTCTCATGTGATCAAGTCGAGGCTAACACTGATAGGGTGGCTGGAACATAGTAAGCAACTTTCAGCCTAATTATGGTCTTTTTAAATtgcatttatatttatttttgtttcaacTTGTTCTTTCAGTGGTTATATGTCTCCTGAGTATGCAGTGCACGGACAATTCTCATTAAAATCTGATGTCTTTAGCTACGGTGTAATAGTACTAGAGTTGGTAAGTGGGCTAAAAAACAGGGAATTTTCAGACCCAGAAAACAATCTTAATCTTCTTGGACATGTAAGCAAGATGAAAGAACTAGCTAGCTCCAAATTAAATAGCAAAATTGAAATTTCTTTGAATTCACTAATTTGATTTATAAGATTTTCCAGGCATGGCAACTATGGACAGATGAGAGGCCACTAGAACTATTGGATGAAGAGTTAAAGGAAGGATGCATCCCTACCGAAGTCATACGGTGCATACAAGTGGGTCTGTTATGCGTGCAACAAAGACCAGAAAATAGACCAGACATGTCATCAGTGATTCTAATGTTAAATGGTGAGAAACCATTGCCCATGCCGAAAGTTCCTGNNNNNNNNNNNNNNNNNNNNNNNNNNNNNNNNNNNNNN from Arachis ipaensis cultivar K30076 chromosome B09, Araip1.1, whole genome shotgun sequence includes these protein-coding regions:
- the LOC107618274 gene encoding tryptophan--tRNA ligase, cytoplasmic; amino-acid sequence: MAPPPAAAEQIETTTTTAIHEEDDGQVVNPWEVSAKDGGKIDYDKLIDRFGCQRLDHALIQRVEHLTSCPAHVFLRRGVFFAHRDFAEILDAYERGDNFYLYTGRGPSSEALHLGHLIPFMFTKYLQDVFKVPLVIQLTDDEKFLWKNLTVEECQRLARENAKDIIACGFDISKTFIFADFNYVGGAFYKNMVEVAKRVTYNQAVGIFGFTGEDHIGKVSFPPVQAVPSFPSSFPHLFSGKENLRCLIPCAIDQDPYFRMTRDVAPKLGYHKPALIESLFFPALQGETGKMSASDPNSAIYVTDSAKDIKNKVNKHAFSGGQDSIEKHRQLGANLEVDIPVKYLSFFLEDDAELEHIKKEYGAGRMLTGEVKQRLIQVLTELVERHRRARAAVTDEMVDAFMAVRPLPHMFG